A window from Synergistaceae bacterium encodes these proteins:
- a CDS encoding tripartite tricarboxylate transporter substrate binding protein has translation MAKKFLCAVILLLVLVSSAFAAWPEKTINIYVTHAAGGDTDYMARQLGAQLEKILGVSVVLSNVTGSNGATCMQQYRNGAKDGYTFIATNTAALNGNEATGMVDFGYNAFEPVAVYGIQSGENIVVKASSPYKTLKDLIDASKEKPGTIRLGISMGGGVYIMACVLMNIGKAQFNIIEAGDAANRLTALLGDAIDATSIPYSSAADYIEKGELRSLCTVLSKSPTLLPGQPAASDYIPELKLDTEYAVLAPKGTPPEIVKAMNAAIMKACATPEWKKIVNDFSWQDPFYFDVEGSIANLKAQRDLFMSLVPILEIE, from the coding sequence ATGGCAAAAAAATTTTTATGTGCAGTAATATTATTATTAGTTCTCGTGTCAAGTGCATTTGCGGCATGGCCGGAGAAGACAATTAATATTTACGTTACACATGCGGCGGGCGGAGATACTGATTATATGGCTCGTCAGTTAGGTGCACAGCTTGAGAAGATTCTCGGAGTCTCTGTTGTCTTAAGCAATGTTACAGGCTCAAACGGTGCTACTTGTATGCAGCAATACAGAAATGGAGCTAAAGACGGCTACACATTTATAGCTACTAATACGGCAGCTCTTAACGGAAACGAGGCCACCGGAATGGTAGATTTTGGCTATAATGCATTTGAACCCGTTGCAGTTTATGGCATTCAATCAGGTGAAAATATTGTAGTGAAAGCCTCTTCTCCGTATAAGACTCTTAAGGATTTAATTGACGCTTCCAAAGAAAAGCCCGGCACAATCAGACTCGGAATTTCCATGGGCGGCGGAGTTTACATAATGGCTTGTGTCTTAATGAACATCGGCAAAGCTCAATTTAATATTATCGAGGCAGGAGACGCGGCGAACAGACTCACGGCTTTATTAGGCGACGCAATTGACGCTACATCAATCCCCTATTCAAGCGCGGCAGATTATATCGAGAAGGGCGAATTACGCAGCCTCTGCACTGTCCTGTCAAAATCCCCGACTCTTTTGCCCGGTCAGCCGGCAGCTTCTGATTATATACCGGAATTAAAACTTGATACTGAGTATGCAGTACTCGCTCCTAAGGGAACACCCCCCGAAATCGTCAAAGCAATGAACGCAGCTATTATGAAGGCATGTGCGACTCCTGAATGGAAGAAAATAGTAAATGATTTCTCATGGCAAGACCCGTTTTATT